A genomic segment from Myxocyprinus asiaticus isolate MX2 ecotype Aquarium Trade chromosome 36, UBuf_Myxa_2, whole genome shotgun sequence encodes:
- the a1cf gene encoding APOBEC1 complementation factor isoform X4, which produces METNQKCGDGLTGTQKETTLRALIQRTGYQVYQENGQRRYGGPPPGWEGPPPERGSEIFVGKLPRDLFEDELVPLCEKFGKIYEIRMMMDFNGNNRGYAFVTFSTKQEAKNAMKQLNNYEIRNGRLLGVCASVDNCRLFVGGIPKTKKREEILAEMKKVTDGVVDVIVYPSAADKTKNRGFAFVEYESHRAAAMARRKLLPGRIQLWGHAIAVDWAEPEVEVDEDTMATVKILYVRNLMLATTEETIEKEFNSVKPGSVERVKKIRDYAFVHFSQREDAVNSMNALNGKVIDGSPIEVTLAKPVDKDSYVRYTRGTGGRGGTLLQGDYAYTVGQMYDPSAAYLGAPIFYAPHAYATIPNQFRFPTTKGHISARGLVHTPSVREIYMNVPVGAAGVRGLGGRGYLAYAGVGRGCTTYQLKTDKHLDDKLYDLLPGMELTPMNPVTLKPQGIKHAPQILEDICQKNNWGQPVYQLHSAIGPDQRQLFLYKVIIPALATQYPNIHPFTPTKLCTSMDEAKRHAAEHTLQILGIQTEGADVSAAAAVAAAFPDSLWGSGLVSLLASQAHQHHGHLTNFWCFWQCGQVPNPAGK; this is translated from the exons ATGGAAACTAATCAAAAATGTGGGGATGGACTGACTGGCACGCAGAAAGAGACTACGCTGCGCGCTCTGATCCAGCGTACAGGATATCAAGTATACCAG GAAAATGGACAGAGGAGATATGGTGGTCCACCTCCTGGCTGGGAAGGCCCTCCTCCAGAGAGAGGCAGTGAGATTTTTGTGGGAAAGCTTCCTCGAGACCTCTTTGAGGATGAACTGGTGCCACTCTGTGAAAAA TTCGGCAAAATTTACGAAATACGGATGATGATGGATTTCAATGGCAACAATCGAGGCTATGCATTTGTTACCTTCTCCACAAAACAAGAGGCTAAGAATGCCATGAAACAGCTCAACAACTATGAAATCAG GAATGGGAGACTTCTgggtgtgtgtgcaagtgttgacAACTGCCGTCTGTTTGTGGGCGGCATCCCAAAAACCAAAAAGAGGGAAGAGATCCTGGCAGAGATGAAAAAGGTGACAGATGGTGTGGTGGATGTAATAGTTTATCCAAGTGCTGCTGACAAGACCAAGAACCGAGGCTTTGCATTCGTGGAGTATGAAAGCCACCGAGCTGCAGCTATGGCCAGGAGGAAACTACTACCAG GGAGAATTCAGCTCTGGGGTCACGCTATTGCAGTTGACTGGGCTGAACCTGAAGTAGAAGTAGATGAAGACACCATGGCCACAGTGAAAATCCTCTATGTTCGTAATCTGATGTTGGCCACCACAGAGGAGACCATTGAGAAAGAGTTCAACAGTGTCAAACCTG GTTCTGTTGAAAGGGTGAAGAAGATCAGAGATTACGCTTTTGTTCATTTCTCACAGAGAGAAGATGCCGTCAACAGCATGAACGCATTGAATGGAAAG GTCATtgatggttctcccattgaagtcACGCTAGCCAAACCTGTGGATAAGGACAGTTATGTTCGGTATACCCGAGGCACAGGGGGTCGTGGAGGTACTCTGCTCCAAGGAGACTATGCTTACACAGTGGGGCAGATGTACGACCCTTCAGCTGCCTACCTGGGTGCACCCATATTCTACGCTCCCCATGCATACGCCACTATCCCAAATCAATTCCGCTTCCCCACTACCAAAGGGCACATAAGTGCCAGGGGGCTGGTGCACACGCCCTCTGTTAGAG AAATTTACATGAATGTACCTGTAGGGGCAGCGGGCGTACGTGGTTTGGGTGGGCGAGGATACCTCGCCTATGCAGGTGTGGGTCGTGGCTGCACCACGTACCAACTTAAGACAGACAAACATCTCGACGACAAACTCTATGACCTTCTTCCCGGTATGGAGCTCACACCCATGAACCCTGTCACCCTGAAGCCCCAAGGCATCAAACATGCCCCACAG ATCTTGGAGGACATTTGCCAAAAGAATAACTGGGGGCAACCTGTTTACCAGCTTCACTCTGCTATTGGACCAGATCAGAGGCAACTTTTCCTTTACAAAGTCATCATCCCTGCTCTAGCTACACAGTATCCAAATAT ACACCCATTCACCCCCACCAAACTCTGTACGTCAATGGATGAGGCGAAGCGCCATGCTGCCGAACACACGCTGCAGATCCTCGGTATACAGACAGAGGGCGCTGATGTATCTGCTGCTGCGGCCGTCGCTGCTGCATTCCCAG
- the a1cf gene encoding APOBEC1 complementation factor isoform X2, with protein METNQKCGDGLTGTQKETTLRALIQRTGYQVYQENGQRRYGGPPPGWEGPPPERGSEIFVGKLPRDLFEDELVPLCEKFGKIYEIRMMMDFNGNNRGYAFVTFSTKQEAKNAMKQLNNYEIRNGRLLGVCASVDNCRLFVGGIPKTKKREEILAEMKKVTDGVVDVIVYPSAADKTKNRGFAFVEYESHRAAAMARRKLLPGRIQLWGHAIAVDWAEPEVEVDEDTMATVKILYVRNLMLATTEETIEKEFNSVKPGSVERVKKIRDYAFVHFSQREDAVNSMNALNGKVIDGSPIEVTLAKPVDKDSYVRYTRGTGGRGGTLLQGDYAYTVGQMYDPSAAYLGAPIFYAPHAYATIPNQFRFPTTKGHISARGLVHTPSVRGAAGVRGLGGRGYLAYAGVGRGCTTYQLKTDKHLDDKLYDLLPGMELTPMNPVTLKPQGIKHAPQILEDICQKNNWGQPVYQLHSAIGPDQRQLFLYKVIIPALATQYPNIHPFTPTKLCTSMDEAKRHAAEHTLQILGIQTEGADVSAAAAVAAAFPGYAIASTTATVAASQLKQAISLGQDLTAYATYEGYPAFAVAIRGDGYGVF; from the exons ATGGAAACTAATCAAAAATGTGGGGATGGACTGACTGGCACGCAGAAAGAGACTACGCTGCGCGCTCTGATCCAGCGTACAGGATATCAAGTATACCAG GAAAATGGACAGAGGAGATATGGTGGTCCACCTCCTGGCTGGGAAGGCCCTCCTCCAGAGAGAGGCAGTGAGATTTTTGTGGGAAAGCTTCCTCGAGACCTCTTTGAGGATGAACTGGTGCCACTCTGTGAAAAA TTCGGCAAAATTTACGAAATACGGATGATGATGGATTTCAATGGCAACAATCGAGGCTATGCATTTGTTACCTTCTCCACAAAACAAGAGGCTAAGAATGCCATGAAACAGCTCAACAACTATGAAATCAG GAATGGGAGACTTCTgggtgtgtgtgcaagtgttgacAACTGCCGTCTGTTTGTGGGCGGCATCCCAAAAACCAAAAAGAGGGAAGAGATCCTGGCAGAGATGAAAAAGGTGACAGATGGTGTGGTGGATGTAATAGTTTATCCAAGTGCTGCTGACAAGACCAAGAACCGAGGCTTTGCATTCGTGGAGTATGAAAGCCACCGAGCTGCAGCTATGGCCAGGAGGAAACTACTACCAG GGAGAATTCAGCTCTGGGGTCACGCTATTGCAGTTGACTGGGCTGAACCTGAAGTAGAAGTAGATGAAGACACCATGGCCACAGTGAAAATCCTCTATGTTCGTAATCTGATGTTGGCCACCACAGAGGAGACCATTGAGAAAGAGTTCAACAGTGTCAAACCTG GTTCTGTTGAAAGGGTGAAGAAGATCAGAGATTACGCTTTTGTTCATTTCTCACAGAGAGAAGATGCCGTCAACAGCATGAACGCATTGAATGGAAAG GTCATtgatggttctcccattgaagtcACGCTAGCCAAACCTGTGGATAAGGACAGTTATGTTCGGTATACCCGAGGCACAGGGGGTCGTGGAGGTACTCTGCTCCAAGGAGACTATGCTTACACAGTGGGGCAGATGTACGACCCTTCAGCTGCCTACCTGGGTGCACCCATATTCTACGCTCCCCATGCATACGCCACTATCCCAAATCAATTCCGCTTCCCCACTACCAAAGGGCACATAAGTGCCAGGGGGCTGGTGCACACGCCCTCTGTTAGAG GGGCAGCGGGCGTACGTGGTTTGGGTGGGCGAGGATACCTCGCCTATGCAGGTGTGGGTCGTGGCTGCACCACGTACCAACTTAAGACAGACAAACATCTCGACGACAAACTCTATGACCTTCTTCCCGGTATGGAGCTCACACCCATGAACCCTGTCACCCTGAAGCCCCAAGGCATCAAACATGCCCCACAG ATCTTGGAGGACATTTGCCAAAAGAATAACTGGGGGCAACCTGTTTACCAGCTTCACTCTGCTATTGGACCAGATCAGAGGCAACTTTTCCTTTACAAAGTCATCATCCCTGCTCTAGCTACACAGTATCCAAATAT ACACCCATTCACCCCCACCAAACTCTGTACGTCAATGGATGAGGCGAAGCGCCATGCTGCCGAACACACGCTGCAGATCCTCGGTATACAGACAGAGGGCGCTGATGTATCTGCTGCTGCGGCCGTCGCTGCTGCATTCCCAG GCTATGCAATTGCCAGCACAACTGCTACTGTGGCTGCATCACAACTGAAACAGGCTATTTCTCTGGGTCAGGACCTGACAGCCTATGCAACCTATGAGGGTTACCCTGCCTTTGCTGTGGCGATCCGCGGGGATGGATATGGAGTGTTTTAA
- the a1cf gene encoding APOBEC1 complementation factor isoform X5, translating into METNQKCGDGLTGTQKETTLRALIQRTGYQVYQENGQRRYGGPPPGWEGPPPERGSEIFVGKLPRDLFEDELVPLCEKFGKIYEIRMMMDFNGNNRGYAFVTFSTKQEAKNAMKQLNNYEIRNGRLLGVCASVDNCRLFVGGIPKTKKREEILAEMKKVTDGVVDVIVYPSAADKTKNRGFAFVEYESHRAAAMARRKLLPGRIQLWGHAIAVDWAEPEVEVDEDTMATVKILYVRNLMLATTEETIEKEFNSVKPGSVERVKKIRDYAFVHFSQREDAVNSMNALNGKVIDGSPIEVTLAKPVDKDSYVRYTRGTGGRGGTLLQGDYAYTVGQMYDPSAAYLGAPIFYAPHAYATIPNQFRFPTTKGHISARGLVHTPSVREIYMNVPVGAAGVRGLGGRGYLAYAGVGRGCTTYQLKTDKHLDDKLYDLLPGMELTPMNPVTLKPQGIKHAPQILEDICQKNNWGQPVYQLHSAIGPDQRHPFTPTKLCTSMDEAKRHAAEHTLQILGIQTEGADVSAAAAVAAAFPGYAIASTTATVAASQLKQAISLGQDLTAYATYEGYPAFAVAIRGDGYGVF; encoded by the exons ATGGAAACTAATCAAAAATGTGGGGATGGACTGACTGGCACGCAGAAAGAGACTACGCTGCGCGCTCTGATCCAGCGTACAGGATATCAAGTATACCAG GAAAATGGACAGAGGAGATATGGTGGTCCACCTCCTGGCTGGGAAGGCCCTCCTCCAGAGAGAGGCAGTGAGATTTTTGTGGGAAAGCTTCCTCGAGACCTCTTTGAGGATGAACTGGTGCCACTCTGTGAAAAA TTCGGCAAAATTTACGAAATACGGATGATGATGGATTTCAATGGCAACAATCGAGGCTATGCATTTGTTACCTTCTCCACAAAACAAGAGGCTAAGAATGCCATGAAACAGCTCAACAACTATGAAATCAG GAATGGGAGACTTCTgggtgtgtgtgcaagtgttgacAACTGCCGTCTGTTTGTGGGCGGCATCCCAAAAACCAAAAAGAGGGAAGAGATCCTGGCAGAGATGAAAAAGGTGACAGATGGTGTGGTGGATGTAATAGTTTATCCAAGTGCTGCTGACAAGACCAAGAACCGAGGCTTTGCATTCGTGGAGTATGAAAGCCACCGAGCTGCAGCTATGGCCAGGAGGAAACTACTACCAG GGAGAATTCAGCTCTGGGGTCACGCTATTGCAGTTGACTGGGCTGAACCTGAAGTAGAAGTAGATGAAGACACCATGGCCACAGTGAAAATCCTCTATGTTCGTAATCTGATGTTGGCCACCACAGAGGAGACCATTGAGAAAGAGTTCAACAGTGTCAAACCTG GTTCTGTTGAAAGGGTGAAGAAGATCAGAGATTACGCTTTTGTTCATTTCTCACAGAGAGAAGATGCCGTCAACAGCATGAACGCATTGAATGGAAAG GTCATtgatggttctcccattgaagtcACGCTAGCCAAACCTGTGGATAAGGACAGTTATGTTCGGTATACCCGAGGCACAGGGGGTCGTGGAGGTACTCTGCTCCAAGGAGACTATGCTTACACAGTGGGGCAGATGTACGACCCTTCAGCTGCCTACCTGGGTGCACCCATATTCTACGCTCCCCATGCATACGCCACTATCCCAAATCAATTCCGCTTCCCCACTACCAAAGGGCACATAAGTGCCAGGGGGCTGGTGCACACGCCCTCTGTTAGAG AAATTTACATGAATGTACCTGTAGGGGCAGCGGGCGTACGTGGTTTGGGTGGGCGAGGATACCTCGCCTATGCAGGTGTGGGTCGTGGCTGCACCACGTACCAACTTAAGACAGACAAACATCTCGACGACAAACTCTATGACCTTCTTCCCGGTATGGAGCTCACACCCATGAACCCTGTCACCCTGAAGCCCCAAGGCATCAAACATGCCCCACAG ATCTTGGAGGACATTTGCCAAAAGAATAACTGGGGGCAACCTGTTTACCAGCTTCACTCTGCTATTGGACCAGATCAGAG ACACCCATTCACCCCCACCAAACTCTGTACGTCAATGGATGAGGCGAAGCGCCATGCTGCCGAACACACGCTGCAGATCCTCGGTATACAGACAGAGGGCGCTGATGTATCTGCTGCTGCGGCCGTCGCTGCTGCATTCCCAG GCTATGCAATTGCCAGCACAACTGCTACTGTGGCTGCATCACAACTGAAACAGGCTATTTCTCTGGGTCAGGACCTGACAGCCTATGCAACCTATGAGGGTTACCCTGCCTTTGCTGTGGCGATCCGCGGGGATGGATATGGAGTGTTTTAA
- the a1cf gene encoding APOBEC1 complementation factor isoform X1 gives METNQKCGDGLTGTQKETTLRALIQRTGYQVYQENGQRRYGGPPPGWEGPPPERGSEIFVGKLPRDLFEDELVPLCEKFGKIYEIRMMMDFNGNNRGYAFVTFSTKQEAKNAMKQLNNYEIRNGRLLGVCASVDNCRLFVGGIPKTKKREEILAEMKKVTDGVVDVIVYPSAADKTKNRGFAFVEYESHRAAAMARRKLLPGRIQLWGHAIAVDWAEPEVEVDEDTMATVKILYVRNLMLATTEETIEKEFNSVKPGSVERVKKIRDYAFVHFSQREDAVNSMNALNGKVIDGSPIEVTLAKPVDKDSYVRYTRGTGGRGGTLLQGDYAYTVGQMYDPSAAYLGAPIFYAPHAYATIPNQFRFPTTKGHISARGLVHTPSVREIYMNVPVGAAGVRGLGGRGYLAYAGVGRGCTTYQLKTDKHLDDKLYDLLPGMELTPMNPVTLKPQGIKHAPQILEDICQKNNWGQPVYQLHSAIGPDQRQLFLYKVIIPALATQYPNIHPFTPTKLCTSMDEAKRHAAEHTLQILGIQTEGADVSAAAAVAAAFPGYAIASTTATVAASQLKQAISLGQDLTAYATYEGYPAFAVAIRGDGYGVF, from the exons ATGGAAACTAATCAAAAATGTGGGGATGGACTGACTGGCACGCAGAAAGAGACTACGCTGCGCGCTCTGATCCAGCGTACAGGATATCAAGTATACCAG GAAAATGGACAGAGGAGATATGGTGGTCCACCTCCTGGCTGGGAAGGCCCTCCTCCAGAGAGAGGCAGTGAGATTTTTGTGGGAAAGCTTCCTCGAGACCTCTTTGAGGATGAACTGGTGCCACTCTGTGAAAAA TTCGGCAAAATTTACGAAATACGGATGATGATGGATTTCAATGGCAACAATCGAGGCTATGCATTTGTTACCTTCTCCACAAAACAAGAGGCTAAGAATGCCATGAAACAGCTCAACAACTATGAAATCAG GAATGGGAGACTTCTgggtgtgtgtgcaagtgttgacAACTGCCGTCTGTTTGTGGGCGGCATCCCAAAAACCAAAAAGAGGGAAGAGATCCTGGCAGAGATGAAAAAGGTGACAGATGGTGTGGTGGATGTAATAGTTTATCCAAGTGCTGCTGACAAGACCAAGAACCGAGGCTTTGCATTCGTGGAGTATGAAAGCCACCGAGCTGCAGCTATGGCCAGGAGGAAACTACTACCAG GGAGAATTCAGCTCTGGGGTCACGCTATTGCAGTTGACTGGGCTGAACCTGAAGTAGAAGTAGATGAAGACACCATGGCCACAGTGAAAATCCTCTATGTTCGTAATCTGATGTTGGCCACCACAGAGGAGACCATTGAGAAAGAGTTCAACAGTGTCAAACCTG GTTCTGTTGAAAGGGTGAAGAAGATCAGAGATTACGCTTTTGTTCATTTCTCACAGAGAGAAGATGCCGTCAACAGCATGAACGCATTGAATGGAAAG GTCATtgatggttctcccattgaagtcACGCTAGCCAAACCTGTGGATAAGGACAGTTATGTTCGGTATACCCGAGGCACAGGGGGTCGTGGAGGTACTCTGCTCCAAGGAGACTATGCTTACACAGTGGGGCAGATGTACGACCCTTCAGCTGCCTACCTGGGTGCACCCATATTCTACGCTCCCCATGCATACGCCACTATCCCAAATCAATTCCGCTTCCCCACTACCAAAGGGCACATAAGTGCCAGGGGGCTGGTGCACACGCCCTCTGTTAGAG AAATTTACATGAATGTACCTGTAGGGGCAGCGGGCGTACGTGGTTTGGGTGGGCGAGGATACCTCGCCTATGCAGGTGTGGGTCGTGGCTGCACCACGTACCAACTTAAGACAGACAAACATCTCGACGACAAACTCTATGACCTTCTTCCCGGTATGGAGCTCACACCCATGAACCCTGTCACCCTGAAGCCCCAAGGCATCAAACATGCCCCACAG ATCTTGGAGGACATTTGCCAAAAGAATAACTGGGGGCAACCTGTTTACCAGCTTCACTCTGCTATTGGACCAGATCAGAGGCAACTTTTCCTTTACAAAGTCATCATCCCTGCTCTAGCTACACAGTATCCAAATAT ACACCCATTCACCCCCACCAAACTCTGTACGTCAATGGATGAGGCGAAGCGCCATGCTGCCGAACACACGCTGCAGATCCTCGGTATACAGACAGAGGGCGCTGATGTATCTGCTGCTGCGGCCGTCGCTGCTGCATTCCCAG GCTATGCAATTGCCAGCACAACTGCTACTGTGGCTGCATCACAACTGAAACAGGCTATTTCTCTGGGTCAGGACCTGACAGCCTATGCAACCTATGAGGGTTACCCTGCCTTTGCTGTGGCGATCCGCGGGGATGGATATGGAGTGTTTTAA
- the a1cf gene encoding APOBEC1 complementation factor isoform X6, with protein METNQKCGDGLTGTQKETTLRALIQRTGYQVYQENGQRRYGGPPPGWEGPPPERGSEIFVGKLPRDLFEDELVPLCEKFGKIYEIRMMMDFNGNNRGYAFVTFSTKQEAKNAMKQLNNYEIRNGRLLGVCASVDNCRLFVGGIPKTKKREEILAEMKKVTDGVVDVIVYPSAADKTKNRGFAFVEYESHRAAAMARRKLLPGRIQLWGHAIAVDWAEPEVEVDEDTMATVKILYVRNLMLATTEETIEKEFNSVKPGSVERVKKIRDYAFVHFSQREDAVNSMNALNGKVIDGSPIEVTLAKPVDKDSYVRYTRGTGGRGGTLLQGDYAYTVGQMYDPSAAYLGAPIFYAPHAYATIPNQFRFPTTKGHISARGLVHTPSVREIYMNVPVGAAGVRGLGGRGYLAYAGVGRGCTTYQLKTDKHLDDKLYDLLPGMELTPMNPVTLKPQGIKHAPQILEDICQKNNWGQPVYQLHSAIGPDQRQLFLYKVIIPALATQYPNIHPFTPTKLCTSMDEAKRHAAEHTLQILGIQTEGADVSAAAAVAAAFPGM; from the exons ATGGAAACTAATCAAAAATGTGGGGATGGACTGACTGGCACGCAGAAAGAGACTACGCTGCGCGCTCTGATCCAGCGTACAGGATATCAAGTATACCAG GAAAATGGACAGAGGAGATATGGTGGTCCACCTCCTGGCTGGGAAGGCCCTCCTCCAGAGAGAGGCAGTGAGATTTTTGTGGGAAAGCTTCCTCGAGACCTCTTTGAGGATGAACTGGTGCCACTCTGTGAAAAA TTCGGCAAAATTTACGAAATACGGATGATGATGGATTTCAATGGCAACAATCGAGGCTATGCATTTGTTACCTTCTCCACAAAACAAGAGGCTAAGAATGCCATGAAACAGCTCAACAACTATGAAATCAG GAATGGGAGACTTCTgggtgtgtgtgcaagtgttgacAACTGCCGTCTGTTTGTGGGCGGCATCCCAAAAACCAAAAAGAGGGAAGAGATCCTGGCAGAGATGAAAAAGGTGACAGATGGTGTGGTGGATGTAATAGTTTATCCAAGTGCTGCTGACAAGACCAAGAACCGAGGCTTTGCATTCGTGGAGTATGAAAGCCACCGAGCTGCAGCTATGGCCAGGAGGAAACTACTACCAG GGAGAATTCAGCTCTGGGGTCACGCTATTGCAGTTGACTGGGCTGAACCTGAAGTAGAAGTAGATGAAGACACCATGGCCACAGTGAAAATCCTCTATGTTCGTAATCTGATGTTGGCCACCACAGAGGAGACCATTGAGAAAGAGTTCAACAGTGTCAAACCTG GTTCTGTTGAAAGGGTGAAGAAGATCAGAGATTACGCTTTTGTTCATTTCTCACAGAGAGAAGATGCCGTCAACAGCATGAACGCATTGAATGGAAAG GTCATtgatggttctcccattgaagtcACGCTAGCCAAACCTGTGGATAAGGACAGTTATGTTCGGTATACCCGAGGCACAGGGGGTCGTGGAGGTACTCTGCTCCAAGGAGACTATGCTTACACAGTGGGGCAGATGTACGACCCTTCAGCTGCCTACCTGGGTGCACCCATATTCTACGCTCCCCATGCATACGCCACTATCCCAAATCAATTCCGCTTCCCCACTACCAAAGGGCACATAAGTGCCAGGGGGCTGGTGCACACGCCCTCTGTTAGAG AAATTTACATGAATGTACCTGTAGGGGCAGCGGGCGTACGTGGTTTGGGTGGGCGAGGATACCTCGCCTATGCAGGTGTGGGTCGTGGCTGCACCACGTACCAACTTAAGACAGACAAACATCTCGACGACAAACTCTATGACCTTCTTCCCGGTATGGAGCTCACACCCATGAACCCTGTCACCCTGAAGCCCCAAGGCATCAAACATGCCCCACAG ATCTTGGAGGACATTTGCCAAAAGAATAACTGGGGGCAACCTGTTTACCAGCTTCACTCTGCTATTGGACCAGATCAGAGGCAACTTTTCCTTTACAAAGTCATCATCCCTGCTCTAGCTACACAGTATCCAAATAT ACACCCATTCACCCCCACCAAACTCTGTACGTCAATGGATGAGGCGAAGCGCCATGCTGCCGAACACACGCTGCAGATCCTCGGTATACAGACAGAGGGCGCTGATGTATCTGCTGCTGCGGCCGTCGCTGCTGCATTCCCAGGTATGTGA
- the a1cf gene encoding APOBEC1 complementation factor isoform X3, which yields METNQKCGDGLTGTQKETTLRALIQRTGYQVYQENGQRRYGGPPPGWEGPPPERGSEIFVGKLPRDLFEDELVPLCEKFGKIYEIRMMMDFNGNNRGYAFVTFSTKQEAKNAMKQLNNYEIRNGRLLGVCASVDNCRLFVGGIPKTKKREEILAEMKKVTDGVVDVIVYPSAADKTKNRGFAFVEYESHRAAAMARRKLLPGRIQLWGHAIAVDWAEPEVEVDEDTMATVKILYVRNLMLATTEETIEKEFNSVKPGSVERVKKIRDYAFVHFSQREDAVNSMNALNGKVIDGSPIEVTLAKPVDKDSYVRYTRGTGGRGGTLLQGDYAYTVGQMYDPSAAYLGAPIFYAPHAYATIPNQFRFPTTKGHISARGLVHTPSVREIYMNVPVGAAGVRGLGGRGYLAYAGVGRGCTTYQLKTDKHLDDKLYDLLPGMELTPMNPVTLKPQGIKHAPQILEDICQKNNWGQPVYQLHSAIGPDQRQLFLYKVIIPALATQYPNIHPFTPTKLCTSMDEAKRHAAEHTLQILGIQTEGADVSAAAAVAAAFPDSLWGSGLVSLLASQAHQHHGHLTNYWCFWQCGQVPNPAGK from the exons ATGGAAACTAATCAAAAATGTGGGGATGGACTGACTGGCACGCAGAAAGAGACTACGCTGCGCGCTCTGATCCAGCGTACAGGATATCAAGTATACCAG GAAAATGGACAGAGGAGATATGGTGGTCCACCTCCTGGCTGGGAAGGCCCTCCTCCAGAGAGAGGCAGTGAGATTTTTGTGGGAAAGCTTCCTCGAGACCTCTTTGAGGATGAACTGGTGCCACTCTGTGAAAAA TTCGGCAAAATTTACGAAATACGGATGATGATGGATTTCAATGGCAACAATCGAGGCTATGCATTTGTTACCTTCTCCACAAAACAAGAGGCTAAGAATGCCATGAAACAGCTCAACAACTATGAAATCAG GAATGGGAGACTTCTgggtgtgtgtgcaagtgttgacAACTGCCGTCTGTTTGTGGGCGGCATCCCAAAAACCAAAAAGAGGGAAGAGATCCTGGCAGAGATGAAAAAGGTGACAGATGGTGTGGTGGATGTAATAGTTTATCCAAGTGCTGCTGACAAGACCAAGAACCGAGGCTTTGCATTCGTGGAGTATGAAAGCCACCGAGCTGCAGCTATGGCCAGGAGGAAACTACTACCAG GGAGAATTCAGCTCTGGGGTCACGCTATTGCAGTTGACTGGGCTGAACCTGAAGTAGAAGTAGATGAAGACACCATGGCCACAGTGAAAATCCTCTATGTTCGTAATCTGATGTTGGCCACCACAGAGGAGACCATTGAGAAAGAGTTCAACAGTGTCAAACCTG GTTCTGTTGAAAGGGTGAAGAAGATCAGAGATTACGCTTTTGTTCATTTCTCACAGAGAGAAGATGCCGTCAACAGCATGAACGCATTGAATGGAAAG GTCATtgatggttctcccattgaagtcACGCTAGCCAAACCTGTGGATAAGGACAGTTATGTTCGGTATACCCGAGGCACAGGGGGTCGTGGAGGTACTCTGCTCCAAGGAGACTATGCTTACACAGTGGGGCAGATGTACGACCCTTCAGCTGCCTACCTGGGTGCACCCATATTCTACGCTCCCCATGCATACGCCACTATCCCAAATCAATTCCGCTTCCCCACTACCAAAGGGCACATAAGTGCCAGGGGGCTGGTGCACACGCCCTCTGTTAGAG AAATTTACATGAATGTACCTGTAGGGGCAGCGGGCGTACGTGGTTTGGGTGGGCGAGGATACCTCGCCTATGCAGGTGTGGGTCGTGGCTGCACCACGTACCAACTTAAGACAGACAAACATCTCGACGACAAACTCTATGACCTTCTTCCCGGTATGGAGCTCACACCCATGAACCCTGTCACCCTGAAGCCCCAAGGCATCAAACATGCCCCACAG ATCTTGGAGGACATTTGCCAAAAGAATAACTGGGGGCAACCTGTTTACCAGCTTCACTCTGCTATTGGACCAGATCAGAGGCAACTTTTCCTTTACAAAGTCATCATCCCTGCTCTAGCTACACAGTATCCAAATAT ACACCCATTCACCCCCACCAAACTCTGTACGTCAATGGATGAGGCGAAGCGCCATGCTGCCGAACACACGCTGCAGATCCTCGGTATACAGACAGAGGGCGCTGATGTATCTGCTGCTGCGGCCGTCGCTGCTGCATTCCCAG attctctatggggttcaggtctggtgagtttgctggccagtcaagcacaccaacaccatggtcatttaaccaactattggtgcttttggcagtgtgggcag